One segment of Paenibacillus rhizovicinus DNA contains the following:
- a CDS encoding helix-turn-helix transcriptional regulator yields MTIFKGDMYFNLDDFPFYIDRYTIQKNEYIPPHTHDFIELVFVVEGSATHEMSGHTYQLAAGNVFVVEPNVYHSYACEPDKDTVVYNVLFDAGFLQREMEVLQRMPSFVDFFYLVPFLRKSHSFVPYHPLQPSQKVHIQAHLQTIYDEFIQRRDGYQLVIKTRLIECLVWLSRFHQENREADRRLGVGDRAWMDSIINFVDQHYYQPLTLQQLSRLSGMSVSSFTAKFKEAAGMSLLDYKHTVQIRQASTLLRTTDKKVLDIAHETGFGDISFFNRIFRKHTGYTPREFRSSPPRQ; encoded by the coding sequence ATGACGATTTTCAAAGGCGATATGTACTTTAATCTGGATGACTTCCCTTTCTACATCGACCGCTATACCATTCAGAAGAATGAATATATCCCGCCGCATACCCATGACTTCATCGAGCTCGTGTTCGTCGTCGAAGGCAGCGCCACGCACGAAATGTCCGGACATACGTATCAGCTTGCCGCCGGCAACGTATTCGTCGTGGAGCCCAACGTCTATCACAGCTACGCGTGCGAGCCGGACAAAGATACGGTCGTGTACAACGTGCTGTTCGACGCGGGCTTCCTGCAGCGGGAGATGGAAGTGCTGCAGCGGATGCCGTCTTTCGTCGACTTCTTCTACCTCGTTCCCTTCTTGCGCAAAAGCCATTCCTTCGTGCCCTACCATCCGCTGCAGCCCAGCCAAAAGGTGCACATTCAAGCGCATCTGCAGACGATCTACGACGAGTTCATACAGCGGCGCGACGGCTACCAGCTCGTCATCAAGACGCGGCTGATCGAATGCCTCGTCTGGCTGAGCCGCTTCCACCAAGAGAATCGCGAAGCCGATCGAAGGCTTGGCGTCGGCGACCGCGCCTGGATGGACTCCATTATCAACTTCGTCGACCAGCACTACTATCAGCCGCTTACGCTGCAGCAGCTGAGCCGGTTAAGCGGCATGAGCGTCTCTTCGTTCACGGCCAAATTCAAAGAAGCAGCCGGCATGAGCCTGCTTGATTATAAGCATACCGTGCAAATCCGTCAGGCGTCTACACTGCTGCGGACGACGGACAAAAAAGTGCTCGACATCGCGCACGAAACCGGCTTCGGCGACATCAGCTTCTTCAATCGCATCTTCCGCAAGCATACCGGTTATACGCCGCGTGAGTTCCGTTCGAGTCCCCCGCGCCAGTAG
- a CDS encoding Gfo/Idh/MocA family protein: protein MTRKLRWGVIGCAGIAVHSVIPGIQQSSTGEVTAIASRGIAKAEETAAKLGIPKAYGSYEEILADQEIDAIYIPLPNHLHMEWSIRAMEAGKHVLCEKPIALNAEEAQRMADAAAKNGVHLAEAFMYRNHPRYDEIKAIIDSGEIGELRGIHGAFTFNNAGDSGNVRYRKEWGGGSLYDVGCYPISAARLILGTEPEAATVHALISPEHDNVDMMASGILEFPGSVALTFDCGMWADFRNTLEILGTSGRIEIPNAFVNDPTFYVYTKDGKREAKQPALNQYSLQADTFARNVWGEQEVRFTPADAVANMKVIDACLESAYSRKRVTL, encoded by the coding sequence TTGACTCGTAAATTGCGTTGGGGAGTCATCGGCTGCGCGGGCATCGCCGTTCATTCCGTTATCCCCGGCATCCAACAATCCTCGACAGGAGAAGTGACAGCGATTGCAAGCCGCGGAATCGCCAAGGCCGAGGAAACGGCAGCCAAGCTTGGTATTCCGAAAGCCTATGGAAGCTATGAAGAAATTTTGGCGGATCAAGAGATTGACGCCATTTATATCCCGCTGCCGAACCATCTGCACATGGAGTGGTCGATCCGCGCCATGGAAGCGGGCAAGCATGTGCTTTGCGAGAAGCCGATCGCGCTGAATGCCGAAGAGGCACAGCGGATGGCGGATGCGGCAGCCAAGAACGGCGTGCACCTGGCCGAAGCGTTCATGTACCGCAACCACCCGCGCTACGACGAGATCAAAGCGATCATCGACTCCGGCGAAATCGGGGAGCTGCGCGGCATTCACGGCGCGTTCACGTTCAACAACGCCGGCGATTCCGGCAACGTCCGCTACCGCAAAGAATGGGGCGGTGGCTCCCTCTACGACGTCGGCTGCTATCCGATCAGCGCGGCGAGACTGATTCTGGGCACGGAGCCAGAAGCGGCGACCGTGCATGCTCTGATCTCTCCGGAGCATGACAATGTCGATATGATGGCGTCCGGTATCCTGGAATTCCCGGGCAGCGTGGCGCTGACCTTCGATTGCGGCATGTGGGCGGACTTCCGCAACACGCTGGAAATTCTCGGAACGAGCGGACGGATCGAAATTCCGAACGCGTTCGTTAACGACCCTACCTTCTATGTTTACACGAAAGACGGCAAGCGCGAAGCGAAGCAGCCGGCGCTTAATCAATACTCGCTTCAAGCCGATACGTTCGCGCGCAATGTATGGGGCGAACAAGAAGTCAGATTCACGCCTGCCGATGCGGTAGCGAATATGAAAGTCATCGACGCCTGCCTGGAATCCGCGTATTCCCGCAAGCGCGTGACATTATAG
- a CDS encoding arylamine N-acetyltransferase family protein — MKSEESLKPEIMAYLERIDYKGPLDGSAEMLAALQQAHLHAVPYENLDILNGVPLSLAPEALWDKIVRRRRGGYCFELNALFGWLLGELGYRVTNYVARFWRDETALPPKRRHHVLRVEAEGRVYLCDVGVGGSVPRRPLLLEDGLEQQQGEECYRLDRDAAFGWFLSERKKGIWGQVYSFTEEPQFPDDYAFASYWCQHAPDSPFRAELKLAICTPEGRNTGAGGEIRLFRNGDVTVLQPATKAELDEALAEYFGIVIS, encoded by the coding sequence ATGAAATCGGAAGAAAGCTTGAAGCCGGAAATCATGGCTTATTTGGAACGGATCGACTATAAGGGGCCGCTCGACGGAAGCGCCGAAATGCTGGCAGCGCTGCAGCAAGCGCATCTGCACGCGGTTCCTTACGAGAACTTGGATATTTTGAACGGGGTCCCGCTGTCGCTCGCTCCGGAAGCATTATGGGACAAAATCGTCCGCAGGCGCCGCGGCGGGTATTGCTTCGAGCTGAACGCGCTGTTCGGCTGGCTGCTCGGGGAGCTTGGTTATCGCGTCACGAATTACGTGGCGCGCTTCTGGCGGGACGAAACGGCGCTGCCCCCGAAGAGGCGGCATCATGTGCTGAGGGTGGAAGCGGAAGGCAGAGTTTATCTGTGCGATGTCGGCGTAGGCGGGAGTGTACCTCGCCGGCCGCTGCTGCTGGAGGATGGATTGGAGCAGCAGCAAGGCGAAGAATGCTACCGGCTCGACCGGGATGCGGCGTTCGGGTGGTTTCTGAGCGAGCGGAAGAAGGGGATATGGGGTCAAGTTTATTCCTTTACGGAAGAGCCGCAGTTCCCGGACGATTACGCGTTCGCCAGCTACTGGTGCCAACACGCGCCGGACTCCCCGTTTCGGGCGGAATTGAAGCTTGCGATCTGTACGCCGGAAGGCCGCAACACCGGCGCGGGCGGCGAAATCCGGCTGTTCCGGAACGGCGACGTAACGGTGCTTCAGCCGGCGACGAAAGCCGAACTGGACGAAGCGTTGGCTGAATATTTCGGCATCGTGATTTCGTAG
- a CDS encoding copper amine oxidase N-terminal domain-containing protein: MKKIACATAAAASMLAVSAISYAAAPSGIVIMGKPIQSDAAWIVKNGRVLVPLRAVTEPLGITAAWNAKSKTATIGKWSETVKLTVGQSIASYVKANQYNTMKLDASVTLVHDRVYVPLRFLSQFYGYRVEAQADTVNVTSPFSRNEQDILHHGDLGKARQFVMANAWKHAHYAKPPIEYLNEIEGFESTFFFPLGEANRFFLISDSMVSFYELQGEFFVITWQAQIPVGKKDTDELFMDNQVTKATGARPVIDGPMFFYRKSGIVNVTNTTAGTIGADGRKTLIGSKSVVGDEVKEQSGSLALTLPDETRAELNP; encoded by the coding sequence ATGAAGAAGATAGCATGCGCAACTGCTGCTGCTGCAAGTATGCTGGCTGTATCCGCCATAAGTTACGCCGCGGCCCCTTCCGGCATTGTTATTATGGGCAAGCCGATTCAGTCCGATGCTGCATGGATCGTTAAGAACGGGCGCGTATTGGTTCCGCTTCGTGCAGTTACGGAACCGCTGGGCATTACGGCAGCATGGAATGCGAAGTCGAAGACGGCGACCATCGGCAAATGGTCGGAAACGGTAAAGCTGACAGTCGGTCAATCGATCGCATCCTATGTAAAAGCCAATCAATATAACACGATGAAGCTCGATGCGTCCGTCACCCTCGTACACGATCGCGTATACGTTCCTTTACGTTTCTTGTCGCAGTTCTACGGATATCGCGTGGAAGCGCAAGCGGATACCGTGAACGTGACTTCGCCTTTTAGCCGGAACGAGCAGGATATCCTGCACCATGGAGATCTAGGCAAAGCAAGGCAGTTCGTCATGGCAAACGCTTGGAAGCATGCGCATTATGCCAAGCCGCCGATCGAGTACTTGAACGAAATCGAAGGTTTCGAAAGCACGTTTTTCTTCCCGCTCGGAGAAGCCAACCGTTTCTTCTTGATTTCAGATAGTATGGTCTCGTTCTATGAATTGCAGGGAGAGTTCTTCGTCATCACCTGGCAGGCGCAAATTCCCGTCGGGAAGAAGGACACGGACGAGCTGTTCATGGACAACCAGGTGACGAAGGCCACGGGTGCCAGACCCGTCATCGACGGGCCGATGTTCTTCTACCGAAAGAGCGGAATCGTGAACGTCACGAATACTACGGCAGGGACGATCGGCGCCGATGGCCGCAAGACGTTAATCGGAAGCAAAAGCGTCGTCGGCGACGAAGTGAAGGAACAATCGGGCTCATTGGCATTGACGCTGCCTGATGAAACCAGGGCTGAGCTTAATCCGTAA
- a CDS encoding DedA family protein, translating to MENLLELLIMRYGYFGLTLALSLGIVGVPVPDEALLTYSGYLVGDGRLLAPLVVLSAFLGAAIGITASYMIGNRFGLPFLLKYGPRVRLSPAKIERAQGWMNRYGKLLLFAGFFIPGLRHVTAYMAGMSRFKLRTFLLYAYAGALVWSTLFIYVGYMLGEEWETVKTYVHHNARTLLFIACVLALVALIFRVMLNGRKVKA from the coding sequence TTGGAAAACCTCTTAGAGCTGCTCATTATGCGCTACGGATATTTCGGATTGACGCTTGCCTTGTCGCTCGGCATCGTCGGCGTTCCCGTCCCGGACGAAGCGCTGTTGACGTATTCGGGCTATCTCGTCGGCGACGGCAGGCTGCTTGCGCCGCTCGTCGTCCTCAGCGCTTTCCTCGGCGCAGCCATCGGCATCACCGCCAGCTACATGATCGGCAACCGTTTCGGACTGCCTTTCCTGCTCAAATACGGTCCTCGCGTCCGTCTCTCGCCTGCCAAGATCGAACGCGCCCAAGGCTGGATGAACCGCTACGGCAAATTGCTGCTGTTCGCCGGATTCTTCATTCCGGGCCTTCGCCACGTGACGGCTTATATGGCAGGCATGTCGCGTTTCAAGCTTCGGACTTTTCTGCTGTACGCCTACGCGGGCGCTCTCGTATGGAGCACGCTCTTCATCTATGTCGGCTACATGCTCGGGGAAGAATGGGAGACGGTCAAAACCTATGTCCATCACAATGCCCGCACGCTGCTGTTCATCGCCTGCGTGCTCGCGCTCGTCGCGCTCATCTTCCGCGTCATGCTGAACGGCCGCAAGGTGAAAGCTTAA
- a CDS encoding aldose 1-epimerase — protein MSSKQAYQDTYQGEPAVWLKFGRYEAVLLPEVGGNLIAFRDVESGYAFLHEPTQEEMESFKARPFIHGIPVLFPPNRFEDGKFPWNGRTLEFPVNEPATGNHLHGFVHSEAWAVEDFGTTATESYVVAALKVDEQSAAYKYLPFRFTLRLRYAISDLGLEQQFMVINEGDETLPCLFAFHTSVNAPFVPGNSAQDYRLKLTIGERWHLNERMLPTGEFQPLTANEELLKGEGVYPFFESLDNHYTVEPQNGRNRMELTDTKAGLTLVYDAGTSYKQWMIWNNGATEGFFCPEPQVSLVNAPNTSLPADEIGLFSLAPGEVWQERARIYVK, from the coding sequence ATGAGCAGCAAGCAAGCTTATCAAGATACGTATCAAGGCGAACCGGCGGTATGGCTGAAGTTCGGCCGTTATGAAGCCGTCCTGCTTCCCGAGGTCGGAGGCAATCTGATTGCTTTCCGCGATGTTGAGAGCGGTTACGCCTTCCTGCATGAACCGACGCAAGAAGAGATGGAATCATTCAAAGCAAGACCGTTCATTCACGGCATTCCCGTGCTGTTCCCGCCGAACCGTTTCGAAGACGGCAAGTTCCCGTGGAACGGCCGCACGCTGGAGTTCCCGGTCAACGAGCCGGCGACGGGCAACCATCTGCACGGTTTCGTTCACAGCGAGGCGTGGGCGGTAGAAGATTTCGGCACGACGGCAACCGAGAGCTATGTCGTCGCGGCACTGAAAGTAGACGAGCAGAGCGCGGCGTACAAGTACTTGCCGTTCCGTTTCACGCTGCGGCTTCGTTATGCGATCAGCGATCTAGGGCTGGAGCAGCAATTCATGGTCATCAACGAAGGCGATGAGACGCTGCCTTGCCTCTTCGCATTCCATACGTCGGTCAATGCGCCGTTCGTGCCCGGCAATTCCGCGCAGGACTACCGCCTGAAGCTGACGATCGGCGAGCGCTGGCATTTGAACGAGCGCATGCTGCCGACGGGCGAGTTCCAGCCGCTGACGGCAAACGAGGAATTGTTGAAAGGCGAAGGCGTGTACCCGTTCTTCGAATCGCTCGACAATCACTATACCGTGGAGCCGCAGAACGGCCGCAACCGGATGGAGCTGACGGATACGAAAGCCGGATTGACGCTCGTATACGACGCCGGTACGTCCTATAAGCAGTGGATGATCTGGAACAACGGCGCTACGGAAGGGTTCTTCTGTCCGGAGCCGCAAGTGAGCTTAGTCAACGCGCCGAATACGAGCCTGCCGGCAGACGAGATCGGCTTGTTCAGCCTCGCGCCCGGAGAAGTGTGGCAAGAGCGCGCACGAATCTACGTGAAGTAA
- a CDS encoding NUDIX hydrolase produces MQLLNRITDRDILGGEPDLLPSVNRYASRGVLLDEEANVAMMYMAKSSLYKLPGGGVEAKETPEVAFLREIREETGYDAEILEPLGYIEEHKKRNHYLQLSYCFIARASQAYETQLTANEKRLGMTAQWMTIEQALDVMNTGLASCTDYSTGFMLLRDKLILEEAAKWLAFSDSEQAP; encoded by the coding sequence ATGCAACTGCTGAATAGAATTACGGATCGGGACATTCTGGGAGGGGAGCCGGACCTGCTGCCTTCCGTTAACCGCTACGCTTCCCGCGGGGTCCTGTTGGATGAGGAAGCCAACGTGGCCATGATGTACATGGCCAAATCGTCGCTCTACAAGCTTCCGGGCGGCGGCGTGGAAGCCAAAGAGACGCCGGAGGTAGCGTTCTTGCGTGAAATCCGGGAAGAAACAGGGTATGACGCCGAAATTTTGGAGCCGCTTGGGTATATCGAGGAACACAAGAAGCGGAATCATTACTTGCAGCTGTCTTATTGTTTCATCGCGCGCGCCAGCCAAGCGTACGAGACGCAGCTGACCGCGAACGAGAAGCGGCTTGGCATGACGGCGCAATGGATGACCATCGAGCAGGCGCTGGACGTCATGAATACCGGACTTGCAAGCTGCACGGACTATTCGACAGGGTTCATGCTGCTGCGGGACAAGCTTATTCTCGAAGAAGCCGCCAAATGGCTGGCGTTCTCCGACTCCGAACAAGCTCCGTAA
- a CDS encoding alpha/beta hydrolase has product MAGSENALIELWPEGAPYAAGTTDEDRPALTTYLVEGSQGAVIVCPGGGYGMRADHEGHPIALWLNSIGISAFVLRYRVEPYSHPSPLLDAQRAIRYVRLHAAEWGIDEQKIGILGFSAGGHLASTAGTQYDAGNPEAEDPVERMSSRPNALMLCYAVITMGSPFTHEGSRQNLLGKNPEAAMIERMSSELQVTSDTPPTFLWHTADDGAVPVENALQFAMALRRSGVPFDLHVYEKGRHGLGLAEEDPHVATWSTVCGLWLKRYAF; this is encoded by the coding sequence ATGGCTGGATCTGAGAACGCGTTAATCGAGCTTTGGCCGGAAGGCGCCCCTTATGCAGCGGGGACGACGGATGAAGACAGACCGGCGCTGACGACGTATCTGGTCGAAGGCAGCCAGGGCGCCGTCATCGTTTGCCCCGGCGGCGGCTACGGCATGCGGGCGGACCATGAAGGCCATCCGATCGCGCTATGGCTGAACAGCATCGGTATCTCGGCTTTCGTGCTGCGTTACCGCGTGGAGCCGTATTCGCATCCGAGCCCGCTGCTAGATGCGCAGCGAGCGATTCGTTACGTGCGTCTGCATGCGGCCGAATGGGGAATCGACGAGCAGAAAATCGGCATTCTCGGCTTCTCCGCTGGCGGCCACTTGGCTTCGACGGCAGGAACGCAGTACGATGCCGGAAATCCCGAGGCGGAGGATCCGGTCGAGCGGATGTCAAGCCGTCCGAATGCGCTTATGCTCTGTTATGCCGTCATTACGATGGGGTCCCCGTTCACGCACGAGGGCTCGCGCCAGAATCTGCTCGGCAAGAATCCGGAAGCGGCGATGATCGAACGCATGAGCAGCGAGCTGCAGGTCACTTCGGATACGCCGCCGACGTTCTTGTGGCATACCGCGGACGATGGAGCGGTTCCGGTGGAGAACGCCTTGCAGTTCGCAATGGCTTTGCGCCGCTCGGGCGTGCCGTTCGATCTGCATGTGTACGAGAAAGGGCGGCACGGTTTGGGACTCGCCGAGGAAGATCCGCATGTCGCGACATGGTCGACGGTGTGCGGGTTATGGTTGAAGCGCTACGCGTTCTAG
- a CDS encoding aldo/keto reductase yields the protein MKHIELPGLKQGVSQLIMGSDYFSPEVYELVSSNLDAFVAIGGNTIDTAYIYYGGKSEQAIGMWMEERKNRDSINVWTKGGHPHNGVPQVNKQAIYDELMISLERLRTDYIDVYALHRDDVNVPVGEIVEILNSHIEAGRIRTFGGSNWTTARLQEANEYAAAHGLRGFEFSSPNLSLAKAQEPYWADCISVDDKILAWHESNGLPIFSWSSQARGFFTGRFTQEDRSDADLVRVFYNDDNWERYRRAEELGKQKGFSTIQIALAYVLNQSFPSAAIIGARNEAEMKSCLEATSISLSPEEIKWLDLRTR from the coding sequence ATGAAACATATCGAACTTCCCGGATTAAAGCAAGGCGTATCTCAATTGATTATGGGGTCTGATTATTTTTCGCCCGAGGTTTATGAATTGGTCAGCTCGAATTTGGACGCTTTCGTCGCTATTGGCGGCAACACGATCGACACCGCTTACATTTATTACGGCGGCAAGAGCGAGCAGGCAATCGGCATGTGGATGGAAGAGCGGAAGAACCGCGATTCGATCAATGTCTGGACGAAGGGCGGCCATCCGCACAACGGCGTGCCGCAAGTGAACAAGCAAGCCATCTATGACGAACTGATGATCAGCCTAGAACGTCTTCGCACGGACTACATCGACGTCTATGCACTGCATCGCGACGATGTGAACGTGCCTGTCGGCGAAATCGTGGAAATCTTGAATTCGCATATCGAAGCAGGACGCATTCGCACGTTCGGCGGTTCCAACTGGACGACCGCAAGATTGCAGGAAGCGAACGAATACGCGGCGGCGCACGGTTTGCGCGGCTTCGAATTCAGCAGTCCGAACCTCAGCCTCGCGAAAGCGCAGGAGCCTTATTGGGCAGACTGCATCAGCGTAGACGACAAGATTCTGGCATGGCATGAGAGCAACGGATTGCCAATCTTCTCCTGGTCGTCGCAGGCGCGCGGTTTCTTCACGGGCCGCTTCACGCAAGAAGACCGTTCGGACGCCGATCTCGTACGCGTCTTCTACAACGACGACAATTGGGAGCGTTACCGCCGCGCCGAGGAACTCGGCAAGCAAAAGGGCTTCTCGACGATTCAGATCGCGCTCGCTTACGTGCTGAATCAATCTTTCCCTTCGGCGGCCATCATCGGTGCCCGCAATGAAGCGGAGATGAAGTCTTGCCTGGAAGCAACAAGCATTTCATTATCGCCGGAGGAAATCAAATGGCTGGATCTGAGAACGCGTTAA
- a CDS encoding serine hydrolase domain-containing protein yields MNAIHHMIDQLDARLDEYMQHAPMPGLAVGVVFNNRTIYAKGFGLTNAASGEPVGTGTLFHQASISKTAVATGIMQLAEQGRLELDAGIVAYLPYFHMADDRFRLITVRQLLNHTSGMPDEEDYEWDRPQYDDQSLERYVRSLRPRSLLSEPGENYAYSNIGYEILGDIIAKRSGTSFEQYMKERIFEPALMRESTYLKSEADDRLAAPHVLSLQHGYGGKVSDVFPYHRAHGPSSTMYAHVEDMCRYAIVHLNKGITADGQALLTQESYDELWTSYAATGHGEESANIGLSWFIGTYKGQRMVSHSGMDTGFQSHLVLLPDKSIAVAVMANADYGWLTVGSSILDFLLTGHFPTLKQSMAHHLAQHLTSHGIDSAMQEHERIKNDERYYSWEGEYGFIAAMLKENGYASEGARLLTLSAQLFPDSSDLRRALAGLLGETIRD; encoded by the coding sequence ATGAACGCTATCCATCACATGATCGATCAACTGGACGCACGATTGGACGAGTATATGCAGCATGCACCGATGCCCGGACTGGCCGTAGGCGTCGTATTCAATAACCGAACCATCTATGCCAAAGGCTTCGGCTTGACGAACGCCGCCTCCGGCGAGCCTGTCGGCACCGGGACGTTATTCCATCAAGCATCGATATCCAAAACGGCCGTAGCAACCGGCATCATGCAGCTGGCCGAACAAGGACGGCTCGAGCTGGACGCCGGCATCGTCGCCTATCTCCCTTATTTCCACATGGCGGACGACAGATTCCGGCTAATCACGGTCCGTCAATTATTGAACCATACTTCGGGCATGCCCGATGAAGAGGATTACGAATGGGATCGCCCCCAATACGATGATCAAAGCTTGGAGAGATACGTCAGGAGCCTTCGGCCACGCTCCTTGTTAAGCGAACCTGGCGAGAACTATGCATACAGCAATATCGGCTATGAAATTCTGGGGGATATTATCGCGAAGCGCTCAGGGACAAGTTTTGAGCAGTATATGAAAGAACGGATATTCGAACCCGCCTTGATGCGGGAAAGCACTTATTTGAAATCGGAAGCGGACGATCGCCTAGCGGCTCCTCACGTGCTTAGTCTGCAGCATGGCTATGGAGGCAAAGTAAGCGACGTTTTCCCTTATCATCGCGCCCACGGGCCTAGCTCCACGATGTACGCCCATGTCGAGGATATGTGCCGCTATGCAATCGTCCACTTGAATAAAGGCATTACCGCTGATGGCCAAGCGCTTCTAACGCAAGAAAGCTACGACGAATTATGGACCTCTTATGCTGCGACCGGCCATGGAGAGGAGTCGGCAAACATCGGGCTGTCTTGGTTCATCGGCACGTACAAAGGCCAGCGGATGGTATCGCATTCCGGCATGGATACCGGCTTCCAGAGCCACCTCGTACTGCTTCCCGACAAAAGCATCGCAGTCGCGGTTATGGCAAACGCAGATTATGGCTGGCTCACCGTCGGCTCTTCTATTCTCGATTTCCTGTTAACCGGACACTTTCCGACGCTCAAACAATCCATGGCGCATCATTTAGCGCAGCATTTGACCTCCCACGGTATCGATTCCGCCATGCAAGAACATGAACGCATTAAGAATGACGAACGCTATTATTCATGGGAAGGCGAGTACGGCTTCATTGCCGCCATGTTGAAGGAGAACGGTTACGCCTCGGAAGGCGCGCGATTGTTGACGCTGTCCGCGCAGCTGTTTCCCGACTCTTCCGATCTTCGTCGTGCTCTAGCCGGGCTTCTCGGCGAAACGATTAGAGATTAA